One window from the genome of Kluyveromyces marxianus DMKU3-1042 DNA, complete genome, chromosome 3 encodes:
- the SUA5 gene encoding threonylcarbamoyladenylate synthase, translated as MLKTSMKFATQILKVDPAAIHFSDTAHIDGSLPTFSCPETEKNLLKAASIIRDSSETVAFPTETVYGLGGSSLNDESVRNIYKAKNRPSDNPLITHISSLSQLNRKIYSENTGDSKPFTNIPDIYHPLIEKLWPGPLTILLPIPKGQNTLSELTTANQPTFACRIPANPVARALISLSDTPIAAPSANASTRPSPTTAQHVYHDLQGRIPLILDGGKCSVGVESTVIDGLVTPPMLLRPGGLTYEDILRIGGDSWKDCLVESKISVKDNEKVKTPGMKYRHYSPKAKVILLVPNDSAKEISQERIEILRSTIANEVQKEGSHKVAFLSSRYLTGSSLGINCIHESLGTSGKEIQANLFALLRKVDEEDNADLIIVEGTEANDEGLAIMNRLRKAASNNTIEF; from the coding sequence ATGTTGAAGACATCCATGAAGTTTGCAACTCAAATTTTGAAGGTAGACCCTGCGGCGATTCATTTCTCGGACACTGCTCACATCGATGGGTCATTGCCAACTTTCAGCTGTCCTGAGACAGAGAAAAATTTACTCAAAGCTGCCAGTATTATACGAGACAGCTCTGAAACTGTTGCTTTTCCAACAGAAACCGTCTATGGTCTTGGTGGCTCCTCTTTAAATGATGAATCCGTTCGCAACATTTATAAAGCCAAGAACAGGCCTAGCGATAACCCTTTAATCACCCATATATCATCACTATCCCAGCTAAATCGTAAAATCTACTCTGAAAATACTGGTGACTCGAAACCGTTTACAAACATCCCTGATATATACCACCCTTTAATTGAAAAGCTATGGCCAGGACCTCTTACGATTCTATTGCCTATTCCAAAAGGGCAAAACACCTTATCAGAATTAACCACAGCCAACCAACCAACCTTTGCATGCCGTATTCCAGCCAATCCAGTCGCTAGAGCATTAATATCCTTGAGTGATACCCCAATTGCCGCACCTTCTGCAAACGCATCTACTAGACCTTCACCAACAACTGCACAACATGTATACCATGACTTGCAAGGAAGGATTCCCTTGATTTTGGATGGCGGAAAGTGCTCCGTTGGAGTGGAATCCACTGTTATAGATGGATTAGTCACACCTCCAATGCTATTAAGACCAGGTGGACTTACATATGAAGATATTCTAAGAATTGGCGGAGACTCATGGAAGGATTGTTTGGTAGAGTCAAAAATCAGTGTTAAGGACAATGAAAAAGTGAAAACTCCTGGAATGAAATACCGTCATTATTCCCCAAAGGCCAAGGTGATACTACTAGTCCCCAATGACAGCGCCAAGGAAATTTCTCAAGAGAGAATAGAAATACTAAGAAGCACTATTGCTAACGAAGTACAGAAAGAAGGCTCACACAAAGTTGCTTTCTTAAGTAGCCGATACCTCACTGGGTCTTCACTTGGCATTAATTGCATACACGAGTCGTTAGGAACCTCGGGGAAAGAAATACAAGCAAATCTTTTTGCCTTATTACGGAAAGTAGATGAGGAAGATAACGCGGATCTTATCATTGTCGAAGGGACTGAAGCTAACGACGAGGGACTAGCCATCATGAATAGACTCAGAAAAGCAGCTAGTAACAATACTATAGAGTTTTAA
- the RAD54 gene encoding DNA-dependent ATPase RAD54, with amino-acid sequence MARPRLPDRPPNGIGAGARPSLRPRRLEPNQSLATLTKPFKVPFKVNKTDHAKRYGVRSSRRAHTTYANMDLSLDADTKVKRKDALSLSRLNADPSRLDTISSTLRRSFTVPIKGYVPRHNIPLALGTKAKIVIPPRPLHDPTDELAIVLYDPSVDGDIPEQHEDMESFRQSMVEKKPTPSGKGKNTTNSDPEAQQTQASGTGAAATPKSKESSPGASFHHPRMLSNGVKNKSLRELLGSADGQEKKKFPNVPVVIDPKLAKILRPHQVEGVRFLYRCVTGLVMKDFLDAKTVLDGNLKLSDTDEESKPNKESSDAAPAATTTTSSVAPSLKDVIKVDENSRNRGAYGCIMADEMGLGKTLQCLALMWTMLKQGPQGRRSIDKCIIVCPSSLVNNWANEIVKWLGPGSLSPLAVDGKKSNLNNGSVADAIKQWALAQGRNIVKPVLIISYETLRRNVEYLKNCEVGLMLADEGHRLKNADSLTFTSLDSIKCPRRVILSGTPIQNDLSEYFALLNFSNPGLLGSRNDFRKNFELPILQSRDSLATEEEVALGKERLKQLSNIVSKFIIRRTNNILSKYLPCKYEHVIFINLTPFQKAVYKHFTESRAVKKLVKGDGNQPLKAIGLLKKLCNHPDLLELSEDIPGCEDLIPDDYQSSSLSTSSRHRSVVQTAYSSKFAVLERFLYKIKKESNDKIVLISNYTQTLDLIEKMCYSNHYGVLRLDGTMNINKRQKLVDRFNDPEGPEFIFLLSSKAGGCGINLIGANRLILLDPDWNPAADQQALARVWRDGQKKDCFIYRFISTGTIEEKIYQRQSMKMSLSSCVVDEKEDVERLFSSDNLKQLFTFDDNTICNTHETYNCKRCKNGKQMIKAPVMLYGDATSWNHLDHSALAKTNDHLLKNEHNYKDISFVFQYISH; translated from the coding sequence ATGGCTCGTCCTAGATTACCAGATAGACCGCCAAACGGTATTGGTGCAGGCGCAAGGCCCAGTCTTAGGCCAAGAAGATTGGAACCCAACCAATCCCTAGCCACATTGACTAAACCATTCAAGGTGCCCTTCAAAGTGAACAAAACCGACCATGCTAAAAGGTATGGTGTGAGATCGTCGAGAAGAGCCCATACAACATACGCAAATATGGATTTATCGCTAGATGCAGACACCAAAGTGAAACGGAAGGATGCATTGTCGCTATCGCGACTGAATGCAGATCCCTCACGACTGGACACCATATCATCCACTTTACGAAGATCCTTCACGGTGCCCATCAAGGGATACGTTCCAAGACACAATATTCCGTTAGCGTTGGGAACAAAAGCCAAAATCGTGATACCCCCCAGACCATTGCATGATCCCACAGATGAGTTGGCTATTGTTCTATACGATCCATCGGTGGATGGTGACATCCCAGAACAACATGAAGACATGGAATCGTTCAGACAGAGCATGGtggagaagaaaccaaCGCCTTCCGGTAAGGGGAAAAATACCACAAACTCAGACCCTGAAGCTCAGCAAACACAAGCATCTGGTACcggtgctgctgctacaCCCAAGAGCAAAGAGTCCTCCCCTGGTGCCTCGTTCCATCATCCTAGGATGTTGTCCAATGGGGTCAAGAATAAATCATTACGGGAGCTCTTAGGATCTGCAGATGgtcaagaaaagaaaaagttcCCTAATGTTCCAGTAGTGATCGACCCTAAACTTGCCAAGATCCTTCGGCCGCATCAAGTCGAAGGTGTACGTTTTCTTTATCGGTGTGTCACTGGTCTTGTCATGAAGGATTTCTTAGATGCAAAAACTGTCTTGGACGGCAACCTGAAATTGTCTGACACTGACGAAGAATCGAAACCCAATAAAGAAAGTTCAGAtgcagcaccagcagctactactactaccagTTCTGTGGCTCCGTCCCTCAAGGATGTCATCAAGGTAGATGAAAATTCAAGGAACAGAGGTGCTTATGGTTGTATCATGGCAGATGAAATGGGGTTAGGAAAAACCTTACAGTGCTTGGCATTGATGTGGACAATGCTAAAACAAGGTCCCCAAGGTAGAAGGTCCATAGATAAGTGCATTATTGTTTGTCCATCGTCTCTTGTTAACAACTGGGCAAACGAAATCGTAAAATGGTTGGGTCCAGGGTCTCTTTCTCCACTAGCAGTCGATGGTAAAAAATCCAATTTAAACAACGGCTCTGTCGCAGACGCAATTAAACAATGGGCCTTGGCACAGGGAAGGAACATCGTTAAGCCTGTTCTCATTATTTCATATGAAACTTTGAGACGTAACGTcgaatatttgaagaactgTGAGGTTGGTTTAATGTTAGCGGATGAAGGTCATCGTTTAAAAAATGCAGACTCTTTGACTTTCACATCATTGGATTCGATTAAATGTCCGAGAAGAGTGATTCTTTCTGGTACACCTATTCAAAATGATCTATCAGAATACTTTGctttgttgaacttttccAATCCAGGATTGTTGGGTTCGAGAAACGACTTCAGGAAGAATTTTGAACTGCCAATCCTACAAAGCAGAGATTCTTTGGccacagaagaagaagtcgCCCTTGGTAAGGAAAGACTAAAACAACTCTCCAACATCGTATCAAAGTTCATTATTAGGCGTACAAATAACATCTTATCCAAGTACCTACCTTGCAAGTATGAACATGTCATTTTCATTAACCTAACACCTTTCCAAAAAGCTGTTTATAAACATTTCACAGAATCTAGAGCGGTTAAGAAATTGGTTAAAGGTGACGGTAATCAACCTCTAAAGGCTATTGGCCTCTTAAAGAAACTCTGCAATCACCCAGACCTTTTAGAATTGTCAGAAGATATCCCTGGCTGTGAAGACTTGATACCAGATGACTATcaatcatcttcattatcAACTTCATCACGGCACCGAAGCGTTGTACAGACTGCTTATTCTAGCAAATTTGCAGTCTTGGAAAGATTCCTATATaagatcaagaaagaatctAATGATAAGATCGTTTTGATTTCGAACTATACCCAAACTTTAGACTTGATAGAAAAAATGTGTTACAGTAATCATTATGGTGTTCTTCGTCTAGATGGTACTATGAATATCAATAAGAGACAAAAATTGGTTGACCGTTTCAATGACCCTGAAGGACCAGAGttcattttccttttgagTTCAAAAGCTGGTGGTTGTGGTATTAACTTAATTGGTGCAAATAGGTTGATCTTGCTCGATCCAGATTGGAACCCAGCTGCAGATCAACAAGCATTGGCTAGAGTTTGGAGAGATggacaaaagaaagattgTTTCATCTACAGATTCATCAGTACAGGTACaatcgaagaaaaaatatatcaaaggCAGTCCATGAAAATGAGTTTAAGTTCTTGTGTTGTGGATGAAAAGGAAGACGTTGAACGTTTGTTCAGTTCGGATAACTTGAAACAATTGTTTACGTTTGATGACAACACAATATGTAATACTCACGAGACATACAACTGTAAGCGTTGCAAAAATGGTAAACAAATGATAAAAGCGCCTGTAATGTTGTATGGTGATGCTACCTCGTGGAACCATTTGGATCACAGTGCATTGGCAAAAACCAATGACCATCTACTAAAGAATGAGCACAACTACAAAGATAtaagttttgttttccagTATATCTCCCATTGA
- the YIP5 gene encoding Yip5p — protein sequence MNTNKDLIDQDDDDINPFEDDSFVPKVVPGMKPFDPEQLETPHNDEFNGLQPDHSNKPIPGSTTVFSRLSPYFQTDETMLKQKIVTALKLGELRTLRDQESDSNIQLDLYSTVWVTATVIMVLFLSYSGKSVFKSLIKNSYAHVTDFQAMINCFLLFYFYVLGVPMLAYVVCQFFFKETFDVITALDTYGISNVVWVPIGLISVLSGLGGSLENVIEWVLVLIGGAYSGAIIYIQLSNVVLDLQNGKTLLYGMIGLHVFFTIMVKVIIL from the coding sequence ATGAACACTAACAAAGATCTGATAGatcaagatgatgacgataTTAATCCGTTCGAGGATGATTCCTTTGTCCCTAAGGTTGTACCAGGTATGAAACCATTTGACCCAGAGCAGCTTGAAACCCCGCACAACGATGAGTTCAACGGCTTGCAGCCTGATCATTCTAATAAGCCTATACCGGGCTCCACTACGGTCTTCTCAAGACTTTCCCCTTACTTCCAAACAGACGAAACTATGCTCAAACAAAAGATCGTTACTGCCTTGAAATTGGGCGAATTAAGAACCTTACGCGATCAAGAATCAGACTCTAATATTCAATTGGATTTATACAGTACAGTATGGGTTACAGCCACTGTTATTATGGTATTATTTTTATCATACTCGGGTAAGAGTGTTTTTAAGTCATTGATTAAGAATAGCTATGCGCATGTTACGGATTTCCAAGCCATGATCAACTGTTTCTTATTATTTTACTTCTATGTCCTTGGTGTTCCCATGCTAGCGTATGTTGTATGCcagtttttcttcaaagaaaccTTCGATGTTATTACCGCTCTGGATACCTACGGTATCAGCAATGTTGTATGGGTCCCAATCGGTTTGATTAGTGTTCTTTCAGGCTTAGGTGGGTCGCTAGAAAACGTCATAGAGTGGGTATTGGTGCTAATAGGAGGAGCTTACAGTGGAGcaattatatatatacagttGAGTAACGTTGTGCTTGACTTGCAAAATGGCAAGACGTTGTTATACGGTATGATTGGCTTGCATGTCTTTTTCACCATAATGGTTAAAGTGATTATTCTTTAA
- the SUT1 gene encoding Sut1p: MSSITINNCNGASLPPLLLPRTVYNHGSQQSAGRDGFSGYSYPPSEHNASPTTAAAATHGKSYAKIKVGTNYSYNYTTANSSSSLASLVRIPQQYNGISTPVTANSSLDNLANLASVAVESLESRNRSLKRSYNEEPLASHVSVRRADRRNSRKYSFRMSPPSAAASGPNSGTNSETTSGATSGVSSRASSRASSRVTSRGTSRSSSSSRSRSKSPLLSGMFVANSPSTSANEDSKEDSLPINITGAKVIASSKCKRQRTGPSCDVCRSKKIKCDAMVVVIWQDASLLSSCNREDSLHRPFSIEDCSSSLLLKMPTEIRSQLSEHKDMSLVRHVDKLISFTSCSSCSKKKDCECNFSKGFTRNDIAVFSSLNKKLGKRNSLGDFTVQDYLDVGYSLD; this comes from the coding sequence ATGTCCAGCATCACCATTAATAATTGCAATGGCGCTTCGCTACCGCCTTTGCTACTCCCAAGAACCGTCTACAACCATGGTAGCCAACAGTCTGCTGGCAGAGACGGGTTCTCTGGCTACAGTTATCCACCATCCGAGCACAACGCTTCGCCAACCACAGCAGCCGCCGCAACCCACGGTAAATCGTATGCCAAAATCAAAGTGGGCACAAACTACAGCTACAACTACACGACCGCCAACTCTTCGTCATCATTGGCCTCACTAGTGCGCATCCCGCAGCAGTACAACGGCATAAGCACCCCAGTGACCGCGAATTCGTCTCTGGACAATTTGGCAAATTTGGCTTCCGTAGCCGTCGAGTCGCTAGAATCACGCAACAGAAGCCTGAAAAGAAGCTACAACGAGGAGCCACTAGCGAGCCACGTCTCAGTACGGAGAGCAGATCGCAGAAACTCCAGAAAATACAGCTTCAGAATGAGCCCTCCTTCTGCGGCTGCCTCGGGACCAAATTCCGGCACAAACTCTGAAACAACTTCCGGCGCGACTTCTGGCGTATCGTCACGTGCTTCATCACGTGCGTCTTCCCGAGTCACTTCGCGCGGCACCTCTCGCTCCAGCTCCTCTTCCAGGTCAAGATCCAAATCCCCCTTGCTAAGCGGCATGTTCGTTGCAAACTCTCCTTCTACATCCGCAAATGAGGATTCCAAAGAGGACTCGTTACCCATAAACATTACAGGCGCTAAGGTCATTGCCTCTTCAAAATGCAAGAGGCAAAGAACAGGGCCCAGCTGTGATGTGTGCAGGTCGAAAAAGATAAAGTGTGACGCCATGGTCGTAGTAATATGGCAGGACGCATCGCTACTCTCAAGTTGTAATAGGGAGGACTCGTTGCATCGCCCTTTCTCCATCGAAGATTGCAGTTCTTCTTTGCTATTAAAAATGCCAACTGAAATTCGGAGTCAACTATCTGAACATAAGGACATGTCGCTGGTCAGACATGTCGATAAACTCATTTCTTTCACTTCTTGCAGCTCCtgttcaaagaaaaaagattgTGAGTGTAACTTTAGCAAAGGTTTCACAAGAAACGACATCGCCGTGTTCTCTTCCTTGAATAAAAAATTGGGTAAGAGAAATTCTTTAGGTGACTTCACTGTTCAAGACTATTTGGACGTCGGTTATTCACTGGATTGA
- the CUP2 gene encoding Cup2p, with amino-acid sequence MVLINGVKYACERCIRGHRVTTCNHTDQPLTMIKPKGRPSTTCAHCKELRKSKNANPSGQCTCGRQDKKRLAQKVKEEASCTCKTDPDHCACHKKRGAKRKTKGQNSGTSIGLDLDGKVSKSNGYSFQSLPSINSSQSLDKDISNLLGSPISMNTSFSTGWDTGSISSSNRSPPGSGNTYSNISNGNTGTISNNNNNNNNNNHHHHHKHGQDTSKNTVGLEPLSIMKPITPNTRTKVGEVYIPLTEYVPTSITSSHDQTDSINPLLMGDSLSIYDDGQSDTPNVTYFADTSKSMSYTQLKEQRKSVNNEHVPSQRVPLANTGRSSSFISNISSHDSVISNNDFISSMNSSDSLSSMLQGGNAHHYQDMLHHPSNGRGSGFNPVHIEQSPNVYGFDTDSVRSVEVLSITPSFMDIPESKQASAESNTSSSGYISWKGVNLRRERSVSIHKNHRYDSENKRKRHPLTSANSSKQQIKSMILPIEENNNHNSSSSNENTAATLPTTSNNFNSPADSTNTALSSNAAFGDQSVFSTERRGLEPSFVDPQFSPDFNPSLKQSHMINQNIIDNNSLFSGTSEGNNPSPNDIFPVEFADIDDLMTHL; translated from the coding sequence ATGGTTCTCATCAACGGTGTGAAGTATGCCTGTGAAAGGTGTATAAGAGGCCACAGAGTAACGACATGTAACCATACGGACCAGCCATTAACGATGATCAAGCCAAAGGGAAGGCCGTCTACCACCTGTGCGCACTGCAAAGAGCTACGTAAGAGCAAGAACGCCAACCCGTCGGGCCAGTGTACGTGTGGCAGGCAGGATAAGAAGCGGCTAGCCCAAAAAGTGAAGGAAGAAGCCTCGTGCACTTGCAAAACGGATCCGGACCATTGTGCGTGCCATAAGAAGCGCGGAGCAAAGcgaaaaacaaaaggtCAGAACTCAGGCACCAGTATCGGCCTGGATCTCGATGGGAAAGTCTCTAAGTCAAACGGCTACTCCTTCCAGTCGCTTCCTTCCATCAACTCGTCTCAGTCGCTCGACAAGGACATCTCCAATTTGTTGGGCTCTCCAATATCGATGAACACCAGCTTCTCAACTGGCTGGGACACCGGATCGATATCAAGCTCAAACAGGTCGCCTCCAGGCAGCGGCAACACCTACAGTAATATTAGTAATGGTAATACGGGTACCAtcagtaataataataacaataataataataataaccatcatcatcatcacaaGCATGGCCAGGACACAAGTAAAAACACAGTCGGGCTTGAACCGCTAAGTATAATGAAACCCATCACTCCAAATACTAGAACAAAGGTTGGTGAAGTCTATATCCCACTAACAGAGTACGTCCCAACAAGTATAACGTCTTCTCACGACCAAACAGACAGCATCAACCCACTTCTCATGGGCGACAGCCTGTCCATATATGACGATGGCCAGTCTGATACTCCTAATGTAACATACTTCGCTGATACTTCTAAAAGTATGTCGTATACCCAGTTGAAGGAACAGCGGAAGTCTGTCAACAATGAACACGTTCCTTCACAAAGAGTGCCTCTAGCCAACACTGGTCGCTCCTCTTCCTTTATCTCTAATATATCATCTCATGACTCCGTAATCTCGAATAACGATTTCATAAGTTCGATGAACAGTTCGGATTCTCTTTCGTCGATGCTGCAAGGTGGTAACGCTCACCATTACCAGGATATGCTCCATCACCCCAGCAATGGCAGAGGCAGCGGCTTCAACCCAGTTCACATTGAACAATCTCCAAACGTTTACGGATTTGATACTGATAGCGTACGAAGTGTCGAGGTGCTTTCTATAACTCCAAGCTTCATGGATATCCCGGAATCCAAACAGGCAAGCGCGGAATCTAATACATCAAGTAGCGGCTACATCAGTTGGAAAGGTGTAAACTTAAGAAGAGAGCGATCGGTTAGTATTCACAAGAATCATCGTTACGACAGTGAAAATAAACGTAAGAGACATCCACTAACATCGGCAAATAGCTCGAAACAACAGATAAAATCCATGATTCTTCCAATCGAAGAGAATAATAATCACAACAGTAGTAGCAGCAACGAGAATACCGCGGCAACCCTTCCAACAACTTCCAACAACTTTAATTCGCCAGCAGACTCGACAAATACTGCACTCAGCTCGAATGCTGCATTTGGAGATCAATCAGTATTTAGCACTGAAAGAAGAGGCCTCGAACCTTCGTTTGTGGATCCCCAGTTTTCACCTGATTTTAACCCATCCTTGAAACAATCTCATATGATTAACCAAAACATTATTGACAACAACTCCCTCTTTAGTGGAACTAGTGAGGGAAATAATCCTTCTCCTAATGACATCTTCCCAGTGGAGTTTGCAGATATAGATGATCTGATGACGCACTTATAA
- the FTR1 gene encoding high-affinity iron permease FTR1 — protein sequence MGKDKVFNVAVFFVVFRECLEAAVIVSVLLSFLKQSIGANDVATYKKLRLHVWVGVALGLIICLAIGGGFIGAYYVYKNDIFGSAEDLWEGVFCMIATIMISVMGIAMLRVNKMQAKWRVKIAKAMIELPSDKRQKWSIKYWATKYSMFLLPFITVLREGLEAVVFVAGAGVTTTGSKASAYPLPVVIGLICGLACGMLLYYGGSKSSLQIFLVISTCILYLISAGLFSRGVWYFDNYYFNQKSGGDASEGGDGNGSYNINRAVYHVNCCNPELDNGWDIFNALLGWQNTGYLSSMLAYNFYWILVMIVVGLMMFEERKGHLPFCKNLTLKQLKPSYYLKRKQNEELTKEEQDILFSKMQNLAVDQNGQVYTKDNAENDENSDLSNKVESTQVQVEPVK from the coding sequence atgggTAAGGATAAAGTTTTTAACGTTGCCGTGTTCTTTGTGGTGTTCAGAGAGTGTTTGGAAGCAGCTGTGATTGTTTCCGTGTtgctttctttcttgaagcaGTCCATCGGTGCCAACGATGTTGCGACATATAAGAAATTGAGGTTACACGTGTGGGTAGGGGTGGCCCTGGGGTTGATTATTTGTTTAGCCATCGGTGGTGGTTTCATCGGTGCATACTATGTATACAAGAACGATATTTTCGGTTCTGCTGAAGATTTGTGGGAAGGTGTCTTCTGTATGATTGCTACCATCATGATTTCCGTCATGGGTATTGCCATGTTGAGAGTGAACAAGATGCAAGCCAAGTGGAGAGTCAAGATCGCCAAGGCCATGATCGAATTGCCATCCGACAAGCGTCAAAAATGGAGCATCAAGTACTGGGCCACCAAGTACTCCATGTTCTTGCTTCCATTCATTACCGTTCTAAGAGAAGGTTTGGAAGCCGTTGTGTTCgttgctggtgctggtgtTACTACAACTGGTTCTAAGGCTTCTGCCTACCCATTGCCTGTTGTCATTGGTTTGATTTGTGGTTTGGCCTGTGGTATGCTATTGTACTACGGTGGTTCCAAGTCATCGCTACAAATTTTCTTGGTCATCTCGACCTGTATTCTATATTTGATCTCTGCTGGTCTATTCTCCAGAGGTGTCTGGTACTTCGACAACTACTACTTCAACCAAAAGTCCGGTGGTGACGCTTCCGAAGGTGGTGACGGTAACGGTTCTTACAACATCAACAGAGCCGTTTACCACGTCAACTGTTGTAACCCAGAATTGGACAACGGTTGGGATATCTTCAACGCTTTGCTCGGCTGGCAAAACACTGGTTACTTGTCCTCCATGTTGGCTTACAACTTCTACTGGATCCTGGTGAtgattgttgttggtttgATGATGttcgaagaaagaaagggtCACTTGCCATTCTGCAAGAACTTGACtttgaagcaattgaagCCATCATACTACTTGAAGCGTAAGCAAAACGAGGAACTAACCAAGGAGGAACAAGACATTTTGTTCAGCAAGATGCAAAACTTGGCTGTCGACCAAAACGGTCAAGTCTATACCAAGGACAACGCCGAGAACGACGAAAACAGTGACCTTTCTAACAAGGTTGAAAGCACACAAGTTCAAGTTGAACCAGTTAAATAA